In one window of Crocosphaera subtropica ATCC 51142 DNA:
- the metE gene encoding 5-methyltetrahydropteroyltriglutamate--homocysteine S-methyltransferase — MSIITATLGYPRIGKRREVKKALESFWRNELPSEELLQIVQEVEEASWTKQAETGIEQIGIGDATLYDQILDWSVRLGLIPARFQQFSGKERYFAMARGKDGVPALEMTKWFDTNYHYLVPEITADITPIADFSDFITVVKRSITHLGKKAVPIIISPLTLLQLSRLEGVVFEDILNQLLPLYCELLKELKALGVKTVQIHDPILVLSNASHLKAHFQKVYTEFGQTGLNIHLVTYFDDLGDTYPWVMELPVNTISLDFTRGNNLELLQKYGFPSDKILGAGVIDGRNIWCIRPQTVISLLETIQTVTNNLLIQPSSSLQFVPYDAALEVKLPEPLHNVLSFAEQKLEEVVISGKTLTGENTQTELALIEQKWDEFAQFSPVNQEIKTKLENLTPGDFQRSLSYTSRIAQQISLPTLPTTTIGSFPQTSEVRKLRSQYKRGDISPEDYQKAMEAEIAKCIKIQEEIGLDVLVHGEFERTDMVEYFGQQLDGFAFTQQGWVQSYGSRYVRPPIIFGDVVRTAPMTVQEYQFAQSLTEKPVKGMLTGPVTILNWSFPRSDISRQEQAYQIAIAIQEEVTDLEKAGAKMIQVDEPAFREGLPLKQEKWSDYLSWAVDAFRLATASVQPQTQIHTHMCYSEFGDIIQDIERLDADVISIENSRSNNRTLEEVAEGGYSHQIGNGVYDIHSPVIPTVEQLTQQLKTGISTLPLEQIWVNPDCGLKTRRWEEVIPSLKNMVEATRKVREEIDLSTHHQNL; from the coding sequence ATGTCAATTATTACTGCAACCCTTGGTTATCCTCGTATTGGAAAGCGTCGCGAAGTTAAGAAAGCTTTAGAGTCGTTTTGGCGCAATGAATTACCCTCTGAAGAATTATTACAAATTGTTCAAGAGGTAGAAGAAGCCAGTTGGACAAAACAAGCGGAGACGGGAATCGAACAGATAGGAATAGGTGATGCAACCCTTTATGACCAAATATTAGACTGGTCGGTGCGTTTAGGCTTAATTCCTGCCCGTTTTCAACAATTTAGTGGTAAAGAGCGTTATTTCGCTATGGCACGGGGTAAAGATGGGGTTCCTGCCTTAGAAATGACCAAATGGTTTGATACGAATTATCATTATCTTGTGCCTGAAATTACGGCAGATATTACCCCTATCGCTGATTTTAGCGATTTTATTACCGTTGTTAAGCGAAGCATCACCCATTTAGGGAAAAAAGCGGTTCCTATCATTATCAGTCCCCTTACCTTATTACAGTTGAGTCGTTTGGAGGGAGTGGTATTTGAGGACATTCTCAACCAATTATTACCCTTATACTGTGAATTATTGAAGGAATTAAAAGCATTAGGGGTTAAAACTGTACAAATTCATGACCCCATCTTAGTTTTAAGCAATGCTTCTCACCTTAAAGCCCATTTTCAAAAGGTTTATACAGAATTCGGACAAACAGGACTGAATATTCATCTTGTCACCTATTTCGATGATTTAGGTGATACTTACCCTTGGGTGATGGAATTACCAGTAAACACGATTAGTTTGGATTTTACACGGGGAAATAACCTAGAATTGCTCCAAAAATACGGATTTCCCTCCGATAAAATTTTAGGAGCCGGGGTGATCGACGGTCGCAATATTTGGTGTATTCGTCCACAAACTGTCATTTCTTTACTGGAAACCATTCAAACAGTCACCAATAACCTACTGATTCAACCTTCCTCATCTTTACAATTTGTTCCTTACGATGCGGCCCTAGAGGTTAAATTACCCGAACCCTTGCATAATGTGTTGAGTTTTGCTGAACAAAAATTAGAGGAAGTGGTCATTTCAGGGAAAACCTTAACAGGAGAAAATACGCAAACAGAACTGGCGTTAATTGAACAAAAATGGGATGAATTTGCTCAATTTAGTCCAGTGAATCAAGAAATTAAAACAAAGCTAGAAAATTTAACTCCTGGCGACTTCCAACGTTCTTTATCCTACACTTCACGCATTGCTCAACAAATTTCTCTTCCTACCCTACCTACCACAACCATTGGTTCCTTTCCCCAAACCTCAGAAGTCCGTAAACTGCGATCGCAGTATAAACGAGGTGATATTAGCCCAGAAGACTATCAGAAAGCAATGGAGGCGGAAATTGCCAAATGTATTAAGATTCAGGAAGAAATCGGCTTAGATGTCCTAGTACACGGGGAATTTGAACGGACAGATATGGTGGAATATTTTGGGCAACAGTTAGACGGTTTCGCCTTTACCCAACAGGGATGGGTACAAAGTTACGGCAGTCGTTATGTGCGTCCTCCCATTATTTTCGGCGATGTGGTGCGAACTGCACCGATGACTGTCCAAGAATACCAATTTGCTCAATCTTTGACCGAAAAACCCGTCAAAGGAATGTTAACTGGCCCAGTCACCATTCTTAACTGGTCTTTCCCTCGTAGCGATATTTCTCGTCAAGAACAAGCCTATCAAATTGCGATCGCTATACAAGAAGAAGTCACAGACTTAGAAAAAGCGGGTGCAAAAATGATTCAAGTGGATGAACCTGCATTTCGGGAAGGTTTACCCTTAAAACAGGAAAAATGGTCTGATTATCTTTCCTGGGCTGTGGATGCCTTTCGTTTAGCCACTGCCAGTGTACAACCCCAAACCCAAATTCACACCCATATGTGTTATTCCGAGTTTGGCGACATTATCCAAGACATTGAACGCTTAGACGCAGACGTGATTTCCATTGAAAACAGTCGTAGCAATAATCGTACCTTAGAAGAAGTCGCCGAAGGAGGCTATTCTCATCAAATTGGTAATGGAGTTTATGATATCCATTCCCCCGTTATCCCAACCGTAGAACAGTTAACCCAACAATTAAAAACCGGAATTTCTACTCTTCCCTTAGAACAAATTTGGGTCAACCCTGATTGTGGGTTAAAAACCAGACGTTGGGAGGAAGTGATTCCTTCATTGAAAAATATGGTCGAAGCAACCCGAAAAGTCCGAGAAGAGATTGATTTATCGACCCATCATCAAAATTTATAA
- a CDS encoding GMC oxidoreductase: MIIDDQTYDIIIIGTGAGGGTLAYKLASTGKKILILERGNFMPLEDQNRSDVDVFKREWYHPSEKWYDNAGEPFSPQTNYAVGGNTKIYGAALLRMREKDFEAVQHQDGISPEWPLKYQDFEPYYTEAEQLYKVHGKSGQDPSDPLRSIDYPYPAVNHEPPIQEIVDAIATLGLHPATLPLSLTRQTDDPTGDAEVFGISLVLGFPNVTLKTDAKVVCLHTNASGNQVKSVETEIKGQKYLFSSDVVVLACGAINSASLLLRSANEKHPNGLANSSDQVGRNLMQPLMTAIVQLSTTPNSGKFPRTVYLNDFYWGEGDFPYPMGHIQNTGGLLQELIFAESPPILSVLAKVVPDIALEQLAKRSIGWWVQTETLPNHHNRVRLKGEKLYIDYTPNNIEAHDRLVHRWIGTLKQVEKTLEHSLFNRSSIYPRSEIPVQVTANHCGTCCFGEDPTTSVLDLNCRTHDVENLYVVDGSFFPSSASVNPTLTIIANALRVGKHLRNW; encoded by the coding sequence ATGATTATTGATGATCAAACTTATGATATTATTATCATTGGAACTGGAGCAGGTGGCGGAACTTTAGCCTATAAATTAGCCTCAACTGGAAAAAAAATATTGATTTTAGAACGGGGTAATTTTATGCCCTTAGAAGACCAAAATAGAAGCGACGTAGATGTTTTTAAAAGAGAATGGTATCATCCATCCGAAAAATGGTACGACAATGCAGGAGAACCCTTTTCTCCTCAAACTAATTATGCTGTGGGTGGCAATACTAAAATCTACGGCGCAGCCCTCTTAAGGATGCGGGAAAAAGACTTTGAAGCCGTCCAACACCAAGACGGAATTTCCCCAGAATGGCCCCTAAAATACCAAGATTTTGAACCCTATTACACCGAAGCTGAACAACTCTACAAAGTTCACGGAAAATCAGGTCAAGATCCGAGTGATCCTCTCCGTAGTATCGATTATCCCTATCCTGCGGTCAATCATGAACCCCCGATTCAAGAAATTGTCGATGCGATCGCCACCCTTGGATTACACCCTGCTACTCTACCTTTATCCTTAACCCGTCAAACCGATGATCCCACAGGAGACGCAGAAGTGTTTGGCATTAGTCTAGTGCTAGGGTTTCCTAACGTTACCCTCAAAACCGATGCTAAAGTGGTTTGTTTACATACGAATGCTTCAGGAAATCAGGTCAAATCAGTAGAAACAGAGATAAAGGGACAAAAATATCTGTTTTCTTCTGATGTCGTCGTCTTAGCCTGTGGTGCAATTAATTCCGCTTCGCTACTTTTGCGTTCTGCTAATGAAAAACATCCGAATGGACTTGCCAACAGTTCTGATCAGGTGGGACGCAATCTGATGCAACCCCTGATGACAGCCATTGTACAACTCAGTACCACCCCTAATTCTGGCAAATTTCCGAGAACTGTTTATCTCAATGATTTTTACTGGGGAGAGGGCGATTTTCCCTATCCCATGGGTCACATCCAAAATACAGGGGGATTACTCCAAGAGCTTATTTTTGCTGAATCTCCGCCTATTTTATCGGTTTTAGCCAAAGTCGTCCCCGATATTGCCCTAGAACAGTTAGCCAAGCGTTCTATTGGTTGGTGGGTACAAACTGAAACCTTACCCAATCATCATAATCGAGTCAGACTCAAAGGAGAAAAATTGTACATCGATTATACCCCGAACAACATTGAAGCTCATGATCGCTTAGTTCATCGTTGGATCGGCACGTTAAAACAAGTCGAAAAAACCCTGGAACATTCTCTGTTTAACAGAAGTAGTATTTATCCCCGTAGCGAAATCCCAGTTCAAGTTACGGCTAACCATTGCGGAACCTGTTGTTTTGGAGAAGATCCGACGACTTCTGTACTTGATCTCAATTGTCGCACCCATGATGTTGAGAATTTGTATGTGGTTGATGGCAGCTTTTTTCCCTCAAGTGCGAGTGTTAATCCCACCCTAACCATTATTGCCAACGCTTTGCGAGTCGGAAAACATTTAAGAAACTGGTAG
- a CDS encoding DUF2231 domain-containing protein translates to MITYFLLLNDHNLPYPDTIHPIVVHFVIAMVIFAFICDIIGYFSRNIRLYEVSWWNMFFATIAIFIAIVFGQYEAGLAQPYAAVKPVLNLHTLIGWSLSGVIATLTGWRYVIRLRSSHKLPIAYLGMALILVILVSFQVYLGDELVWVYGLHTVPIVEAVKEGILQ, encoded by the coding sequence ATGATTACCTATTTTCTTCTTTTAAACGATCACAATTTACCCTATCCTGATACAATTCATCCTATCGTTGTCCATTTTGTGATTGCAATGGTAATATTTGCTTTTATTTGCGACATTATCGGGTATTTTAGCCGTAATATTCGTTTATATGAAGTAAGTTGGTGGAATATGTTTTTTGCTACCATTGCAATTTTTATTGCCATTGTTTTTGGACAATATGAAGCAGGTTTAGCCCAACCTTATGCTGCTGTTAAACCTGTTTTAAATTTACACACCCTAATAGGATGGTCGCTTTCAGGGGTTATTGCTACTCTTACAGGGTGGCGTTATGTGATTCGGTTACGCAGTTCACACAAATTACCTATTGCCTATTTAGGAATGGCATTAATTTTAGTGATTTTAGTTAGTTTTCAAGTTTATCTTGGTGATGAATTAGTTTGGGTATATGGACTCCATACAGTTCCCATTGTTGAAGCAGTTAAAGAGGGAATTTTACAATGA
- a CDS encoding cytochrome c oxidase subunit II, with the protein MKKRRILLLMITAIALSLISLWIGQLSYGWLPPQGTTEAILIDNLFTFLVSLGSFIFLGVTGVVIYFVMFNRVAKYDWSDGPAIEGNVTLEIIWTVIPILLVFWIAGYSYQIYQQMGIQGGHHHSHQSIDIETVKTVDKPFETIEVIAKQWAWIFHYPESNITSTELHLPIDQRVHLALRSQDVLHGFYIPAFRVKQDMIPQETIALEFTPIRQGNYQLTDSQFSGTYFATMTANVVVQSKEDYETWLKKAAKQTPFLADNQAFSEYNQQSQKMIKTGWPSIKPAQPPLVNYQ; encoded by the coding sequence ATGAAAAAACGACGAATTTTGCTACTAATGATAACGGCGATCGCCTTAAGTTTGATTAGTCTTTGGATAGGACAATTATCTTATGGTTGGTTGCCACCCCAAGGAACAACAGAAGCCATTTTAATTGATAATTTATTTACCTTTTTGGTAAGTTTGGGGTCATTTATTTTTCTCGGTGTAACGGGAGTTGTCATTTATTTTGTGATGTTTAATCGAGTAGCTAAATATGATTGGAGTGACGGACCGGCTATTGAAGGCAATGTTACCTTAGAAATTATTTGGACAGTTATTCCTATCTTATTAGTTTTTTGGATTGCAGGATATAGCTACCAAATTTATCAGCAAATGGGCATTCAAGGCGGTCATCATCACTCCCATCAATCGATAGATATAGAAACTGTTAAAACAGTCGATAAACCTTTTGAAACCATAGAAGTCATTGCCAAACAATGGGCTTGGATTTTTCATTATCCTGAGAGCAATATTACCAGTACAGAATTACATTTGCCCATTGATCAAAGAGTGCATTTAGCATTGCGATCGCAAGATGTTCTCCACGGTTTTTATATTCCTGCCTTTCGGGTCAAACAAGATATGATTCCCCAGGAAACTATTGCGTTAGAATTTACCCCCATTCGTCAAGGAAACTATCAATTAACCGACTCTCAATTTAGTGGAACTTATTTTGCCACCATGACCGCTAATGTGGTGGTGCAATCAAAAGAAGATTATGAAACATGGTTAAAAAAAGCAGCTAAACAAACCCCTTTTTTAGCCGATAATCAAGCTTTTTCTGAATACAATCAACAATCTCAAAAAATGATTAAAACAGGTTGGCCATCTATTAAACCTGCCCAACCGCCTCTCGTGAATTATCAGTAA
- a CDS encoding PEP-CTERM sorting domain-containing protein (PEP-CTERM proteins occur, often in large numbers, in the proteomes of bacteria that also encode an exosortase, a predicted intramembrane cysteine proteinase. The presence of a PEP-CTERM domain at a protein's C-terminus predicts cleavage within the sorting domain, followed by covalent anchoring to some some component of the (usually Gram-negative) cell surface. Many PEP-CTERM proteins exhibit an unusual sequence composition that includes large numbers of potential glycosylation sites. Expression of one such protein has been shown restore the ability of a bacterium to form floc, a type of biofilm.), giving the protein MKQKSIGLFAATFLSLGLVSAGSAEAITFGLHWTGQTLGYQVKGSFSYDENAVDVDGIVRKDDLTSFDIAFIDPDGNIFQKFFDNHLNSPEFNFNFDTNTKQILQTGAWNQPNGISIGGERGEGVNFFSAPDPMADLFPDDDDPSPHVHLTDWDNEFLDLPKGFTRGARPHLDIAFFTRTRSEVLNDPNAGEELGQPLMATPVPEPTGILALSVLGLSFLWVKKRST; this is encoded by the coding sequence ATGAAGCAAAAAAGTATTGGTTTGTTTGCAGCAACTTTCTTAAGTTTAGGTCTAGTTTCTGCTGGTTCAGCCGAAGCTATTACCTTTGGTTTGCATTGGACTGGACAAACTTTAGGCTATCAAGTGAAAGGAAGTTTTAGTTACGATGAAAACGCAGTTGATGTAGATGGAATTGTCCGAAAAGATGATTTAACTTCCTTTGATATTGCTTTTATTGATCCTGATGGGAATATTTTTCAGAAATTCTTCGATAATCATCTCAACTCTCCCGAGTTTAACTTCAATTTTGATACTAATACGAAGCAAATTTTACAAACAGGAGCGTGGAATCAACCCAATGGTATTAGTATTGGTGGAGAAAGGGGAGAAGGGGTTAATTTCTTTTCAGCACCTGATCCTATGGCTGACTTATTCCCTGATGATGATGATCCCAGTCCCCATGTACACTTAACAGACTGGGATAATGAGTTTCTTGACTTACCTAAAGGGTTTACAAGAGGGGCAAGACCCCACTTAGATATTGCCTTTTTTACCCGTACCAGGTCCGAAGTTCTCAATGATCCTAATGCTGGTGAGGAACTGGGACAACCTTTAATGGCAACTCCCGTGCCAGAACCCACAGGAATTTTAGCCTTAAGTGTCTTAGGATTGAGTTTTTTGTGGGTTAAGAAAAGATCAACTTAG
- a CDS encoding cytochrome c oxidase subunit 3, protein MDSSLTSEKLDHLEHHLSQEHEHDEQANSMFGFIVFLLSESIIFLSFFAGYIIYKTTTVDWLPTGVSGLEIKEPAINTVILVSSSFVIYVAEQFLERHKLWGFRLFLLVTMAMGTYFLVGQGIEWHGLKFGFTSGVFEGMFYLLTGFHGLHVFTGILLQGIMLGRSFIPGNYDTGHFGIMATSLFWHFVDVIWIILFVLLYLWQ, encoded by the coding sequence ATGGATAGTTCTTTAACCTCAGAGAAGTTAGACCATTTAGAGCATCATCTTAGTCAAGAACATGAACATGATGAACAAGCTAATAGTATGTTTGGTTTTATTGTGTTTTTGTTATCAGAAAGTATCATTTTTCTGAGTTTTTTTGCAGGGTATATTATCTATAAAACAACGACCGTTGACTGGTTGCCTACTGGAGTATCAGGATTAGAAATTAAAGAACCTGCCATTAATACAGTAATTTTAGTGTCTAGCAGTTTTGTTATTTATGTTGCTGAGCAATTTTTGGAACGTCATAAATTATGGGGTTTTCGATTGTTTTTATTAGTGACTATGGCAATGGGAACTTACTTTTTAGTTGGTCAAGGCATTGAATGGCATGGGTTAAAATTTGGCTTTACTTCTGGTGTCTTTGAGGGAATGTTTTATTTATTAACAGGATTTCACGGTTTGCACGTTTTTACAGGGATTCTTTTGCAAGGCATTATGTTAGGTCGTTCTTTTATTCCAGGTAATTATGATACAGGGCATTTTGGGATTATGGCAACTTCCTTATTTTGGCATTTTGTTGATGTTATTTGGATTATCTTATTTGTCCTGCTTTATCTTTGGCAGTAG
- a CDS encoding FG-GAP repeat domain-containing protein — translation MNLNFNRTDFSVGDTPLSIASGNFNDDINLDLVVVNLESDNISVLLGDGTGDFSDRTDITVGEDPTFVAVGDVNNDGILDLAVASNANNNVSILLGDGLGNFSLPTNFSVGSSPVPLTVGDFNNDTNLDLAVVNFEGDDVSVLLGDGTGNFTLNPNNFLVGDGPFSVATGLFDNDNFLDLAVANAFSDDVSILLGDGIGNFGSPNNFVVGDRPDAISVGDFNSDGQLDLAVGNADDNDVSILFGDGLGSFGNRTDFPVGLLPPSVAVGDLNKDGNQDFAVANFLSNNVSLLLGDGLGNFSNPRNLDVGDAARAVVIGDFNNDNREDLAVANFNSDNISVLVATPTPEPTALLGFILLGLLGISARLRR, via the coding sequence GTGAATTTGAATTTCAATCGTACAGACTTTTCAGTAGGTGATACACCTCTATCTATTGCGTCAGGAAACTTTAACGATGATATTAATTTAGATTTAGTGGTCGTTAATTTAGAGAGCGATAATATCTCAGTATTGTTAGGAGATGGAACAGGAGATTTTAGCGACCGTACCGATATCACTGTAGGAGAAGATCCGACATTTGTTGCAGTGGGAGATGTCAATAATGATGGGATATTGGATCTAGCAGTTGCTAGTAATGCCAATAATAATGTTTCTATCCTTTTAGGAGATGGACTGGGGAATTTTTCTCTTCCCACTAACTTTTCTGTGGGAAGTAGCCCTGTTCCCTTGACCGTTGGAGATTTTAATAATGACACTAATCTCGATCTCGCTGTGGTTAATTTTGAGGGAGATGATGTCTCAGTCTTACTTGGAGACGGTACTGGTAATTTCACCCTTAATCCTAATAATTTTTTAGTTGGAGACGGGCCTTTTTCAGTAGCAACCGGCCTTTTTGATAATGATAATTTCTTAGATTTGGCAGTAGCTAACGCTTTCAGTGATGACGTTTCTATCTTGTTAGGAGACGGCATTGGTAACTTTGGTTCCCCCAACAATTTTGTTGTGGGGGATAGACCAGATGCTATCTCAGTGGGAGACTTTAATAGTGATGGTCAATTAGATTTAGCAGTTGGTAATGCTGATGATAACGATGTCTCTATTTTGTTTGGAGATGGGTTGGGAAGTTTTGGCAACCGCACAGATTTTCCAGTAGGACTTTTACCCCCTTCTGTCGCAGTGGGAGACTTAAATAAGGATGGAAATCAAGATTTTGCAGTGGCCAACTTTCTCAGTAACAATGTTTCATTACTTTTAGGAGATGGACTAGGGAACTTTAGTAATCCTCGTAACTTGGATGTTGGTGATGCAGCCAGAGCCGTAGTGATTGGCGATTTCAACAACGATAATAGAGAAGATTTAGCGGTTGCTAATTTCAACAGCGATAATATCTCAGTTTTAGTTGCTACCCCTACCCCTGAACCTACCGCTCTTTTAGGATTCATTCTGCTAGGTTTATTAGGAATAAGCGCAAGATTGAGAAGATGA
- a CDS encoding DUF2231 domain-containing protein produces the protein MNPDLINQVKSHLGANGLPYPIPIHPNLVHLTLGLFIIAIGFDFVGVFFPLEKPIFKLLAIRATRSNFFDVGWYNMLASAIITLFTVAAGFYEIMLAEPIPGIKSAWGLQGMETMLWHGVGGVFLLGLIIGMTVWRGFQRYLWRNDEAIQVQWSYLLTGVFILFLMFLHGTLGAQLAAEFGVHNTATGLLKLGKQANFLLQ, from the coding sequence ATGAATCCTGACTTAATTAATCAAGTTAAATCTCATCTAGGAGCAAATGGACTTCCCTATCCCATTCCCATTCATCCTAACCTAGTTCATCTCACATTAGGGTTGTTTATTATTGCCATTGGTTTTGATTTCGTTGGCGTTTTCTTTCCCTTAGAAAAACCTATCTTCAAACTGTTAGCAATTCGGGCTACTCGGTCTAATTTTTTTGATGTAGGTTGGTACAATATGCTGGCCTCAGCAATTATTACTTTGTTTACAGTTGCAGCAGGGTTCTATGAAATTATGTTAGCTGAACCCATTCCTGGAATAAAAAGTGCTTGGGGTTTGCAGGGAATGGAAACCATGTTATGGCATGGAGTAGGGGGTGTTTTTCTCTTAGGTTTAATCATTGGAATGACTGTATGGCGAGGATTTCAACGCTATTTGTGGCGCAATGATGAAGCTATACAAGTGCAGTGGAGTTATTTATTAACAGGAGTTTTCATTCTGTTTTTAATGTTTTTACACGGAACACTAGGCGCCCAATTAGCGGCTGAATTTGGGGTTCATAATACGGCTACGGGTTTATTGAAATTAGGAAAACAGGCAAATTTCTTACTTCAATAA
- a CDS encoding cytochrome c oxidase subunit I gives MTTINNNNSQEKIVIETHIEHHHQASARDWKRYFSFSTDHKVIGIQYLVTSFFFFLVGGIFAMIIRGELITPESDLVDRTFYNGMFTMHGTIMLFLWTFPSLVGLANYLVPLMIGARDMAFPRLNAAAFWMVPVVGILVMASFFVPSGSAQAGWWSYPPVSLQNPSGDLISGQFLWILAVAISGVSSIMGAVNFVTTIVKMRAPGMTFFRMPAFVWTVFSAQIIQLFGLPALTAGAVMLLFDLTVGTSFFDPAKGGNAVLFQHFFWFYSHPAVYVIILPIFGIFSEIFPVYSRKPLFGYKVVAISSLIIAGVSGLVWVHHMYASGTPGWMRMVFMLSTMCVSVPTGIKVFAWVGTIWGGKLRLNTPMLFALGALIMFVFAGITGIMLSAVPIDIHVNNTYFVVGHFHYVLYGTVTMGMYAALYHWFPKMTGRMYYEGLGQLHFWLAFIGTNLNFLPMHPLGLQGMLRRVSSYDPQYTFWNVIASLGGFLLGMSTLPFILNMVSSWIQGQAAGDNPWRAIGLEWLTTSPPDIENFEEIPLVISEPYGYGKSEPLTANGHVKSE, from the coding sequence ATGACCACAATTAATAATAATAATTCCCAGGAAAAAATAGTGATCGAAACTCACATAGAACACCATCATCAAGCATCAGCAAGAGATTGGAAGCGATATTTTAGTTTTAGTACCGATCATAAAGTCATTGGTATTCAATACCTTGTTACTTCCTTCTTTTTCTTCTTAGTAGGAGGTATTTTCGCCATGATTATTCGGGGAGAATTAATTACCCCTGAATCTGATTTAGTAGACCGCACTTTTTACAATGGAATGTTTACCATGCACGGCACCATTATGCTGTTTTTGTGGACATTTCCCTCTTTAGTCGGGTTAGCTAATTATTTAGTTCCCTTGATGATAGGGGCGCGAGATATGGCCTTTCCCCGTCTCAATGCCGCCGCTTTTTGGATGGTTCCAGTGGTGGGTATTTTGGTAATGGCCAGCTTTTTTGTCCCCAGTGGTTCGGCCCAAGCGGGATGGTGGTCTTATCCCCCTGTGAGTCTGCAAAACCCCTCTGGAGACTTAATTAGTGGACAATTTTTGTGGATTTTAGCCGTTGCCATATCGGGTGTATCTTCTATTATGGGGGCGGTTAATTTTGTCACCACTATCGTCAAAATGCGGGCCCCAGGCATGACCTTTTTCCGAATGCCGGCCTTTGTGTGGACAGTCTTCAGCGCACAGATTATTCAATTGTTTGGACTCCCTGCCTTAACTGCCGGCGCCGTGATGCTGTTATTTGATTTAACGGTTGGAACCAGCTTTTTTGACCCTGCAAAGGGAGGGAATGCGGTTTTATTTCAGCACTTTTTCTGGTTTTATTCTCATCCTGCTGTCTATGTGATTATTTTGCCCATCTTTGGCATTTTTTCGGAAATATTTCCTGTTTATTCCCGTAAACCTCTGTTTGGTTACAAAGTTGTGGCAATTTCTTCTTTAATTATTGCGGGGGTGAGTGGGTTAGTTTGGGTGCATCATATGTATGCGAGTGGGACACCAGGATGGATGCGCATGGTGTTTATGTTGTCTACCATGTGTGTTTCCGTTCCCACAGGGATTAAAGTATTTGCTTGGGTTGGGACAATTTGGGGCGGTAAACTGCGTTTGAATACTCCCATGTTGTTTGCGTTGGGGGCATTAATTATGTTTGTCTTTGCGGGTATTACAGGCATTATGTTGTCTGCAGTTCCGATAGATATTCATGTTAATAATACCTATTTTGTGGTGGGTCATTTTCACTATGTTTTGTATGGAACGGTGACGATGGGGATGTATGCCGCCCTTTATCATTGGTTCCCCAAGATGACAGGACGTATGTATTATGAAGGCTTAGGTCAGTTACATTTTTGGTTAGCTTTTATTGGAACCAATCTCAATTTTTTACCGATGCACCCCTTGGGGTTACAAGGAATGTTGCGTCGTGTGTCTTCCTATGATCCTCAATATACCTTTTGGAATGTGATAGCAAGTTTAGGGGGCTTTTTGTTAGGAATGTCTACCTTACCCTTCATTTTAAATATGGTTAGTTCTTGGATACAAGGTCAAGCAGCAGGGGATAATCCTTGGCGGGCTATTGGTTTGGAATGGTTAACCACTTCCCCCCCAGATATTGAGAATTTTGAGGAAATTCCTCTTGTTATTTCCGAACCCTATGGTTATGGAAAATCTGAACCGTTGACTGCAAATGGTCATGTTAAATCTGAATAA